From one Lycium ferocissimum isolate CSIRO_LF1 chromosome 7, AGI_CSIRO_Lferr_CH_V1, whole genome shotgun sequence genomic stretch:
- the LOC132065764 gene encoding uncharacterized protein LOC132065764 isoform X2: protein MKKAGGAEKKKKQAAQKDIFQVFAEKVRDHKDLVSRWAVLQETRVEYFRGKDFVSFVKNHSELKDILESDRILEPEDIANILLKKNLLVRCDRVVKTVRPGKKKLSTFPAHLEIYHDQVFSDNDAFFAWTFVKRRPLWQTLLSFCWPVLTLAICLFPVYPHQVKLLILYSCAGVLLLILCLLLLRGLAFGALWILLGRRVWFFPNILAEEATLKELFQFWPQKDEAERPKWTARLFYAIVGMVVISLLRHHAPDEAARARYQRRVSNIIDDVLEWSPSLALSGMIEKQTVVNITEPNDNVTDSQSSDEKVFSSGDLDDETLPKEEVEEVTENTEDSDHHQKI from the exons atgaagaaagCAGGTGGAGcagagaagaagaag AAGCAAGCTGCACAAAAGGACATCTTCCAGGTATTTGCTGAGAAAGTTAGAGATCATAAGGACTTGGTGTCTCGTTGGGCTGTCCTACAGGAAACACGAGTGGAGTATTTCAGAGGAAAAGATTTTGTTAGTTTTGTGAAGAATCATTCAGAACTGAAAGACATACTCGAGTCGGATAGAATTTTGGAACCTGAAGATATTGCCAACATTCTTCTTAAGAAGAACCTATTAGTCCGATGTGATCGTGTGGTAAAAACTGTCCGTCCTGGCAAGAAGAAATTGTCTACCTTTCCGGCACATTTAGAGATATACCAT GATCAGGTCTTTTCTGATAATGACGCCTTTTTCGCATGGACATTTGTCAAAAGAAGGCCCCTATGGCAAACACTTCTCTCATTCTGCTGGCCAGTTTTGACATTAGCGATCTGCTTGTTTCCTGTGTATCCTCATCAGGTCAAGCTGCTTATACTCTACTCATGTGCCGGTGTCCTCCTCCTTATACTTTGCCTGCTTTTGT TGAGAGGCTTGGCGTTTGGTGCTTTATGGATTCTTCTTGGAAGGCGTGTCTGGTTTTTCCCCAACATTCTTGCCGAGGAGGCAACACTCAAAGAATTGTTCCAGTTTTGGCCTCAGAAAGATGAGGCCGAGCGACCTAAGTGGACAGCAAGGCTCTTCTATGCAATTGTCGGTATGGTTGTTATTTCATTACTGAGGCATCATGCTCCTGATGAGGCTGCAAGAGCCAG GTATCAGAGGCGGGTTTCTAATATTATAGACGATGTGCTTGAGTGGTCTCCAAGTCTGGCTTTGTCAGGCATGATAGAAAAGCAAACTGTGGTGAACATCACCGAGCCTAATGACAATGTAACTGACAGCCAGAGTAGCGATGAAAAGGTATTTTCCTCAGGTGATCTAGATGATGAAACCTTACCCAAAGAAGAAGTCGAGGAAGTTACTGAAAATACAGAAGATAGTGATCATCaccaaaaaatataa
- the LOC132065764 gene encoding uncharacterized protein LOC132065764 isoform X1, whose translation MKKAGGAEKKKVRRSHGADTPPPRKQAAQKDIFQVFAEKVRDHKDLVSRWAVLQETRVEYFRGKDFVSFVKNHSELKDILESDRILEPEDIANILLKKNLLVRCDRVVKTVRPGKKKLSTFPAHLEIYHDQVFSDNDAFFAWTFVKRRPLWQTLLSFCWPVLTLAICLFPVYPHQVKLLILYSCAGVLLLILCLLLLRGLAFGALWILLGRRVWFFPNILAEEATLKELFQFWPQKDEAERPKWTARLFYAIVGMVVISLLRHHAPDEAARARYQRRVSNIIDDVLEWSPSLALSGMIEKQTVVNITEPNDNVTDSQSSDEKVFSSGDLDDETLPKEEVEEVTENTEDSDHHQKI comes from the exons atgaagaaagCAGGTGGAGcagagaagaagaaggtaaggaGATCACATGGCGCTGATACTCCTCCTCCTAGG AAGCAAGCTGCACAAAAGGACATCTTCCAGGTATTTGCTGAGAAAGTTAGAGATCATAAGGACTTGGTGTCTCGTTGGGCTGTCCTACAGGAAACACGAGTGGAGTATTTCAGAGGAAAAGATTTTGTTAGTTTTGTGAAGAATCATTCAGAACTGAAAGACATACTCGAGTCGGATAGAATTTTGGAACCTGAAGATATTGCCAACATTCTTCTTAAGAAGAACCTATTAGTCCGATGTGATCGTGTGGTAAAAACTGTCCGTCCTGGCAAGAAGAAATTGTCTACCTTTCCGGCACATTTAGAGATATACCAT GATCAGGTCTTTTCTGATAATGACGCCTTTTTCGCATGGACATTTGTCAAAAGAAGGCCCCTATGGCAAACACTTCTCTCATTCTGCTGGCCAGTTTTGACATTAGCGATCTGCTTGTTTCCTGTGTATCCTCATCAGGTCAAGCTGCTTATACTCTACTCATGTGCCGGTGTCCTCCTCCTTATACTTTGCCTGCTTTTGT TGAGAGGCTTGGCGTTTGGTGCTTTATGGATTCTTCTTGGAAGGCGTGTCTGGTTTTTCCCCAACATTCTTGCCGAGGAGGCAACACTCAAAGAATTGTTCCAGTTTTGGCCTCAGAAAGATGAGGCCGAGCGACCTAAGTGGACAGCAAGGCTCTTCTATGCAATTGTCGGTATGGTTGTTATTTCATTACTGAGGCATCATGCTCCTGATGAGGCTGCAAGAGCCAG GTATCAGAGGCGGGTTTCTAATATTATAGACGATGTGCTTGAGTGGTCTCCAAGTCTGGCTTTGTCAGGCATGATAGAAAAGCAAACTGTGGTGAACATCACCGAGCCTAATGACAATGTAACTGACAGCCAGAGTAGCGATGAAAAGGTATTTTCCTCAGGTGATCTAGATGATGAAACCTTACCCAAAGAAGAAGTCGAGGAAGTTACTGAAAATACAGAAGATAGTGATCATCaccaaaaaatataa